From Pseudomonas sp. LS1212, the proteins below share one genomic window:
- a CDS encoding DUF2069 domain-containing protein yields the protein MAKKPKILPSLEWLAPRLRISRALSLACFFALILLLTANNLLFADLHGARTGVILAIELVPLALLLPGIVLGNARAHAWACFVVNLYFIKGVLAAFDPSRSIFGWLEVLLSLALFVSALLYVRWKFQHDRKLAGEGLA from the coding sequence GTGGCTAAAAAGCCGAAAATCCTCCCCTCCCTGGAGTGGCTGGCGCCGCGCCTGCGCATCAGCCGGGCGCTGAGCCTGGCCTGCTTCTTTGCCCTGATCCTGTTGTTGACCGCCAACAACCTGCTGTTCGCCGACCTGCATGGCGCCCGCACCGGCGTGATCCTGGCCATCGAACTGGTACCGCTGGCCTTGCTCCTGCCCGGCATCGTGCTCGGCAATGCCCGCGCCCACGCCTGGGCCTGCTTCGTGGTCAACCTGTATTTCATCAAGGGCGTACTGGCGGCGTTCGATCCGTCACGTTCGATTTTCGGCTGGTTGGAAGTGCTGCTCAGCCTGGCGCTGTTCGTCAGTGCGCTGCTGTACGTGCGCTGGAAGTTCCAGCACGACCGCAAGCTGGCCGGCGAAGGCCTGGCATAA
- a CDS encoding phosphatidate cytidylyltransferase, protein MDKQTLMLFAGIGAILVLASLVGRVLKWRSGDTPNAVIDNLNARINAWWVMVVVIGIAFWLGHWAVILLFYAVSFYALREFLTLTPTRRSDYPALVAAFYLALPLQYLLIAADWYGLFSIFIPVYVFLLLPILASMGGDSTNFLERTSKVQWGLMIAVFCVSFVPALLTLDIAGFEGRNLLLIAYLVIVVQLSDVLQYVCGKLFGKRKIAPELSPSKTVEGFVGGIALASLIGGCLWFITPFSFWQSLFIALLINLLGFAGGIVMSAIKRDRGVKDWGHMIEGHGGMLDRLDSVCFAAPIFFHLVRYWWV, encoded by the coding sequence ATGGATAAGCAGACACTGATGTTGTTCGCCGGTATCGGCGCGATCCTGGTCCTGGCATCGCTGGTTGGCCGGGTGCTCAAGTGGCGTTCGGGCGATACCCCCAACGCGGTCATCGACAATCTCAATGCCCGGATCAATGCCTGGTGGGTGATGGTCGTGGTCATCGGCATCGCTTTCTGGCTGGGGCATTGGGCGGTGATCCTGTTGTTTTATGCCGTGTCGTTTTATGCCCTGCGCGAGTTCCTGACCCTCACCCCGACTCGTCGCAGCGACTACCCGGCGCTGGTGGCGGCCTTTTACCTGGCGTTGCCGTTGCAATACCTGTTGATCGCGGCGGACTGGTACGGGTTGTTTTCGATCTTCATCCCGGTCTACGTCTTTTTGCTGTTGCCGATCCTGGCGTCGATGGGCGGGGACAGTACGAACTTTCTCGAGCGCACGTCGAAGGTGCAGTGGGGACTGATGATCGCGGTGTTCTGCGTGTCCTTCGTGCCAGCCTTGCTGACCCTGGACATCGCCGGCTTCGAGGGCCGCAACCTGTTGTTGATTGCCTATCTGGTGATTGTGGTGCAGCTCTCGGATGTATTGCAGTACGTCTGTGGCAAGCTGTTCGGCAAGCGCAAGATCGCCCCTGAACTGTCACCGTCCAAGACCGTTGAGGGTTTCGTCGGTGGCATCGCGCTGGCTTCGCTGATTGGCGGGTGCCTGTGGTTCATTACCCCGTTCAGCTTCTGGCAATCGCTGTTTATCGCATTGCTGATCAATCTGCTGGGCTTTGCCGGTGGCATTGTCATGTCCGCGATCAAGCGCGATCGCGGGGTAAAGGATTGGGGGCACATGATCGAAGGCCATGGCGGCATGCTCGATCGGCTGGATTCGGTCTGTTTTGCCGCACCGATCTTTTTTCACCTGGTGCGCTACTGGTGGGTCTGA
- a CDS encoding DNA-3-methyladenine glycosylase I: MQDYKWMYEYCLNRFGSAAALEARLPVPRTDAALRDISADRYLSMLALRVFRAGLKHSLVDAKWPAFEQVFFGFDPEKVVLMGAEHLERLMHDERIIRHLGKLKSVPRNAQMILDVAAEHGSFGAFIAAWPVTDIVGLWQYLAKHGNQMGGLSAPRFLRMIGKDTFIPTDDMVAALNAQKIIDKVPTSQRDRARVQEVFNQWHAQSGRPLCQLSTMLAFTVNH; encoded by the coding sequence ATGCAAGACTACAAATGGATGTATGAATACTGCCTGAACCGCTTCGGTTCAGCGGCAGCACTCGAGGCTCGGCTGCCGGTGCCCCGCACAGACGCGGCCCTGCGCGACATCAGCGCCGACCGCTACCTGTCCATGCTCGCGCTCAGGGTCTTTCGCGCTGGCCTGAAGCACAGCCTGGTCGATGCCAAATGGCCGGCGTTCGAGCAGGTATTCTTTGGTTTCGACCCGGAAAAGGTCGTACTGATGGGCGCCGAACACCTGGAGCGGCTGATGCACGACGAGCGCATCATCCGTCACCTGGGCAAGCTCAAGAGCGTGCCGCGCAATGCCCAGATGATCCTCGACGTGGCCGCCGAGCATGGCAGCTTCGGCGCGTTCATCGCGGCGTGGCCAGTCACCGATATCGTCGGGCTCTGGCAATACCTGGCCAAGCACGGCAATCAAATGGGTGGGCTCTCGGCCCCACGGTTCCTGCGCATGATCGGCAAGGACACCTTCATCCCGACCGACGATATGGTCGCCGCGCTCAACGCGCAAAAGATCATCGACAAAGTGCCCACCAGCCAGCGCGACCGGGCCCGGGTGCAAGAGGTCTTCAACCAGTGGCATGCCCAGAGCGGTCGGCCGCTGTGTCAGCTCTCGACCATGCTGGCGTTCACGGTCAACCATTGA
- the wrbA gene encoding NAD(P)H:quinone oxidoreductase has translation MSSPYILVLYYSRHGSTSEMARQIARGVELAGLEARVRTVPAISTECEAVAPDIPEQGALYASLDDLRHCSGLALGSPTRFGNMAAPLKYFVDGTSSLWLSGGLVGKPAAAFTSTASLHGGQESTLLSMLLPLMHHGMLIMGLPYSESALLDTRGGGTPYGASHHAGADGKRSLDEHEIALCRALGQRLATTAKLLENTRG, from the coding sequence GTGAGCAGCCCCTACATCCTTGTTCTGTATTACAGCCGGCATGGCTCGACCAGTGAAATGGCCCGGCAGATTGCCCGGGGCGTCGAGCTGGCCGGGCTCGAAGCGCGCGTGCGCACGGTGCCGGCCATCTCGACAGAGTGTGAAGCGGTCGCCCCGGACATCCCGGAACAGGGTGCGCTGTATGCCAGCCTGGATGACCTGCGCCATTGTTCTGGCCTGGCCCTGGGCAGCCCGACCCGCTTCGGCAACATGGCGGCGCCGCTCAAGTACTTCGTCGACGGCACCAGCAGCCTCTGGCTCAGTGGCGGCCTGGTCGGCAAACCGGCGGCGGCGTTTACCTCCACCGCCAGCCTGCATGGCGGCCAGGAATCGACCCTGCTGTCGATGCTGTTGCCCCTGATGCACCACGGCATGCTGATCATGGGCTTGCCCTACAGCGAGTCGGCGCTGCTCGACACCCGTGGCGGCGGCACGCCTTACGGCGCCAGCCACCACGCCGGGGCTGACGGCAAACGCAGCCTGGACGAACACGAAATCGCGCTGTGCCGCGCCCTCGGCCAACGCCTGGCCACTACCGCCAAACTGCTGGAGAACACGCGTGGCTAA
- the arsC gene encoding arsenate reductase (glutaredoxin) (This arsenate reductase requires both glutathione and glutaredoxin to convert arsenate to arsenite, after which the efflux transporter formed by ArsA and ArsB can extrude the arsenite from the cell, providing resistance.) — protein sequence MTDLTLYHNPRCSKSRGALELLEARGLTPTVVRYLETPPDAATLQSLLGKLGIGARQLLRTGEDEYKSLDLANPALSEAQLIAAMVTHPKLIERPILVVGDKAVIGRPPEKVLEILA from the coding sequence ATGACCGACTTGACGCTTTATCACAACCCGCGCTGCTCGAAATCCCGTGGCGCGCTGGAGCTGCTCGAAGCGCGTGGCCTGACCCCCACCGTGGTTCGATACCTGGAAACCCCGCCAGACGCCGCCACCCTGCAAAGCCTGCTGGGCAAGCTCGGCATCGGTGCCCGCCAACTGCTGCGCACCGGCGAAGACGAATACAAAAGCCTTGATCTGGCCAACCCCGCGCTGAGCGAAGCGCAACTGATCGCGGCCATGGTCACTCATCCGAAGCTGATCGAACGGCCGATCCTGGTCGTCGGCGACAAGGCCGTGATCGGTCGCCCGCCAGAGAAAGTGCTGGAGATCCTGGCGTGA
- a CDS encoding phosphatase PAP2/dual specificity phosphatase family protein — MMNAPARGREPGLWKRAVLWLLLLAPFFFASYGFATWYTARRPEVPSLVFGWETQIPFWAWTIVPYWSIDLLYGFSLLLCLTRLELNRHALRLLSAQLIAVSCFLLWPLRFTFERPEMSGVFGWLFAVLAGFDKPFNQAPSLHIALLVVLWVCYSRHSQGFWHALVHLWFALIGVSVLTTWQHHFIDLPTGVLAGWFCVWLWPDDRPGPLLCGRLARDPKRLRLALYYGLGTMLCSLPAFALGGGWLWLLWPGVALAMVAFNYLYFGASGFQKQADGRLSAAVTWLLAPYLATAWLNSRFWTRRKPQPDQVCTDVWLGPILTRRTLRASPFKAVVDLCAELPLDARGYPYRSIALLDLCAPSAESCLQAAEAIETLRTEGSLLVCCALGYSRSATAVVAWLLHSGRAASVEQAIALVAAARPGIVLRQAHHQALEAMLQLTAAAAPSPLKDVHAH, encoded by the coding sequence ATGATGAACGCGCCAGCACGGGGCCGGGAGCCTGGCCTGTGGAAACGCGCCGTGCTCTGGCTGTTGCTGTTGGCACCGTTCTTTTTTGCCAGTTACGGCTTCGCCACCTGGTACACGGCCCGGCGCCCGGAAGTACCCAGCCTGGTGTTCGGCTGGGAGACGCAGATACCGTTCTGGGCCTGGACCATCGTGCCGTATTGGTCGATCGACCTGCTGTACGGGTTTTCCCTGCTGCTGTGCCTGACCCGTCTAGAACTCAATCGTCACGCGTTGCGGCTGCTCAGCGCCCAGCTGATCGCGGTCAGTTGCTTCCTGCTCTGGCCGTTGCGTTTTACCTTCGAACGACCGGAAATGAGCGGCGTATTCGGCTGGTTGTTCGCGGTGCTGGCCGGGTTCGACAAGCCCTTCAACCAGGCGCCGTCCTTGCACATCGCCTTGCTGGTGGTGCTGTGGGTCTGCTACAGCCGGCATAGCCAGGGGTTCTGGCACGCGCTGGTGCACCTCTGGTTTGCCTTGATCGGCGTGTCGGTGCTGACCACCTGGCAACATCATTTCATCGACCTGCCGACAGGCGTGCTGGCAGGCTGGTTCTGCGTCTGGCTCTGGCCGGATGATCGGCCCGGCCCCTTGCTTTGCGGTCGCCTGGCCCGCGACCCCAAACGCCTGCGCCTGGCACTGTATTATGGGCTCGGCACCATGCTGTGCAGCCTGCCTGCGTTTGCGCTGGGTGGGGGCTGGCTCTGGCTGTTGTGGCCAGGGGTGGCACTGGCGATGGTCGCCTTCAACTATCTCTACTTTGGTGCTTCGGGCTTTCAGAAACAGGCTGATGGCCGGTTGAGCGCCGCGGTCACCTGGTTGCTCGCGCCTTATCTGGCGACGGCCTGGCTCAATTCACGGTTTTGGACTCGTCGCAAGCCGCAGCCCGATCAAGTCTGCACCGATGTCTGGCTGGGGCCTATTCTCACACGGCGAACCTTGCGCGCCAGCCCTTTCAAGGCCGTCGTCGACCTGTGCGCAGAACTGCCGCTCGATGCCCGCGGCTACCCTTATCGCTCGATTGCCCTGCTGGACCTGTGTGCACCCAGCGCCGAAAGCTGCCTGCAGGCGGCAGAGGCCATCGAAACCTTGCGTACAGAAGGGTCGCTGCTGGTGTGTTGTGCGCTGGGCTATTCGCGCAGCGCGACGGCGGTCGTTGCCTGGCTCCTGCACAGCGGGCGGGCGGCCAGTGTCGAGCAGGCCATCGCCCTGGTGGCGGCGGCCCGGCCAGGAATCGTCCTGCGCCAGGCGCATCATCAGGCACTGGAGGCTATGCTGCAGCTCACCGCAGCAGCGGCCCCGTCACCTTTGAAGGATGTTCATGCCCACTGA
- a CDS encoding bifunctional alpha/beta hydrolase/class I SAM-dependent methyltransferase — MREGQDCRFTTHDGVALFYRHWLASDLEPAQRRGVVLFHRGHEHSGRIAHLVDELDLPEVDFFAWDARGHGQSPGARGDSPSFACSVRDVQTFIDHLHAQHGLAQEQLAVIAQSVGAVLVATWAHDYAPSIRALVLASPAFKVKLYVPFARPGLGLMRKLRGNFFVNSYVKAGFLSHDPQRIASYDSDPLITKAISVNVLLGLYEAAERVVADAEAIRVPTQLLISGADFVVHRGPQERFFERLGTLRKEKHILPGFFHDTLGERDRHIAVARARRFILQNFEQPLPLPALLDADRTGATCAEAETLAAPLPRNSLRDLYWRATRAGMRLGSRVSAGVKLGFETGFDSGSTLDYVYRNQPSGHTAVGRMIDQNYLQSIGWRGIRQRKLHVEELLRLAMARLREQGRAVHIVDIAAGHGRYILEALQGVGALPESILLRDYSDINVRDGNALIEEKGLGHIARFVKSDAFDRADLALLSPRPTVAVVSGLYELFADNQQVGQSLAGLGDACEPGGYLIYTGQPWHPQLELIARALTSHREGQAWVMRRRSQAEMDQLVQAAGFRKITQRIDEWGIFSVSLAQRIE, encoded by the coding sequence ATGCGCGAAGGCCAGGACTGCCGGTTCACCACCCACGACGGCGTAGCGTTGTTCTATCGGCACTGGCTCGCGAGCGACCTCGAGCCTGCACAACGGCGCGGTGTGGTGTTGTTTCATCGGGGCCACGAACATTCCGGGCGCATTGCCCATCTGGTCGATGAGCTGGATCTGCCCGAAGTCGACTTCTTTGCCTGGGACGCTCGCGGACATGGGCAATCACCCGGTGCACGCGGTGACAGCCCGAGTTTTGCCTGCAGCGTGCGCGATGTGCAGACCTTCATCGATCACCTGCACGCACAACATGGCCTTGCCCAGGAGCAACTGGCGGTGATCGCGCAAAGCGTTGGCGCGGTGCTGGTCGCAACCTGGGCCCATGACTACGCGCCGAGCATTCGCGCATTGGTGCTGGCCTCGCCGGCATTCAAGGTCAAGCTCTACGTTCCGTTCGCTCGCCCAGGCCTTGGCTTGATGCGCAAGCTGCGCGGCAATTTTTTCGTCAACAGCTATGTGAAGGCCGGGTTTCTCAGCCATGACCCGCAGCGCATCGCTTCTTACGACAGCGACCCGTTGATTACCAAGGCCATTTCGGTGAATGTGTTGCTGGGCCTGTATGAAGCCGCGGAGCGGGTGGTGGCCGATGCCGAGGCGATCCGGGTTCCGACGCAGCTGCTGATTTCCGGTGCGGATTTCGTGGTCCACCGCGGCCCGCAGGAGCGCTTCTTCGAGCGCCTGGGAACCTTGCGCAAAGAGAAACACATCCTGCCGGGGTTCTTTCACGATACCCTCGGCGAGCGCGACCGCCATATCGCTGTCGCACGGGCCCGACGTTTCATCCTGCAGAATTTCGAACAGCCACTGCCCCTGCCTGCCTTGCTCGATGCCGATCGCACCGGGGCTACCTGCGCCGAGGCCGAAACCCTGGCGGCACCATTGCCGCGCAACTCATTGCGCGACCTGTACTGGCGCGCGACCCGCGCCGGCATGCGCCTGGGCAGCCGGGTTTCGGCCGGGGTAAAACTGGGCTTCGAAACCGGGTTCGACTCCGGCAGCACCCTGGATTACGTCTACCGCAACCAGCCCTCCGGGCATACGGCGGTCGGCAGAATGATCGATCAGAACTACCTGCAGTCGATCGGCTGGCGCGGCATTCGCCAGCGCAAGCTGCATGTCGAAGAGTTGTTGCGCCTGGCCATGGCCCGGTTGCGCGAACAGGGCAGGGCGGTGCACATCGTCGACATCGCCGCGGGTCATGGTCGCTACATCCTCGAGGCGTTGCAGGGTGTCGGGGCGTTGCCGGAGTCGATCCTGCTGCGCGACTACAGCGATATCAACGTCCGTGACGGCAATGCGCTCATCGAGGAGAAGGGTCTCGGGCATATCGCCCGCTTCGTCAAGAGCGATGCCTTCGATCGGGCCGACCTGGCCTTGCTCTCGCCCAGGCCGACGGTTGCCGTGGTCTCGGGCTTGTATGAATTGTTCGCAGACAACCAGCAAGTCGGCCAATCCCTGGCCGGGCTGGGTGATGCCTGCGAGCCGGGCGGCTATCTGATCTACACCGGGCAACCCTGGCACCCGCAACTGGAACTGATCGCCCGGGCCTTGACCAGCCATCGCGAAGGGCAAGCCTGGGTGATGCGTCGGCGCAGTCAGGCCGAGATGGATCAACTGGTGCAGGCGGCAGGCTTTCGCAAGATCACCCAGCGCATCGATGAGTGGGGTATCTTCAGCGTGTCCCTGGCCCAGCGGATCGAATGA
- a CDS encoding 1-acyl-sn-glycerol-3-phosphate acyltransferase, translating to MFESLVALGITAAARTITGARSLWLGSTPQAVQRIYYANHSSHGDFVLLWASLPPALRRMTRPVAGADYWQKSPIRRYVISRVFYGVLIDREHKDPSYDPLVPMTDALEAGNSLIIFPEGTRNPEDGLLPFKSGIYHLAWRYRQVELIPVWIANLNRVMPKGRVLPLPLLCTTSFGAPLQLEPGESKEDFLFRSREALLALDPEQH from the coding sequence ATGTTCGAATCCTTGGTTGCTCTGGGTATCACTGCTGCTGCGCGAACCATCACCGGCGCGCGCAGCCTCTGGCTTGGCAGCACCCCGCAAGCCGTGCAGCGGATCTACTATGCCAACCACAGCAGCCACGGCGATTTCGTGTTGCTCTGGGCCTCGCTACCGCCGGCGCTGCGGCGCATGACGCGGCCGGTGGCGGGGGCCGATTACTGGCAGAAAAGCCCGATCCGCCGCTACGTGATCAGCCGGGTGTTCTATGGCGTGCTGATCGATCGCGAGCATAAGGATCCGTCCTACGACCCTCTGGTGCCCATGACTGACGCGCTGGAGGCGGGGAATTCGCTGATCATCTTTCCCGAGGGCACGCGCAATCCGGAGGATGGCTTGCTGCCATTCAAGAGCGGTATCTATCACCTGGCCTGGCGCTATCGGCAGGTCGAGCTGATTCCGGTGTGGATCGCCAACCTCAATAGGGTCATGCCCAAGGGCCGGGTGTTGCCATTGCCCCTGTTGTGTACCACCAGTTTCGGCGCGCCCTTGCAACTGGAGCCAGGTGAAAGCAAGGAAGACTTTCTCTTTCGCAGCCGAGAAGCGCTGCTGGCCCTCGACCCCGAGCAGCATTAA
- a CDS encoding CDP-alcohol phosphatidyltransferase family protein, whose translation MTSIYQLKPRFQNLLRPLVRRWFERGVTANQVTVGACLGSVLVGWLVAVFAYTAWVFALIPLWMLLRMAFNAIDGMLACEFDQQSRLGAYLNELTDVIADAALILPFAFIAGVSPWPVAGVILLAILCEYTGVLGPMVGASRRYDGPMGKSDRAFCLGLLGAAVAIGWVTALWIEVVLLVMCALLLYTLFNRVRQGLAEAAGNQ comes from the coding sequence TTGACTTCCATCTATCAACTCAAGCCACGCTTTCAGAATCTGCTGCGCCCCCTGGTCCGACGCTGGTTCGAGCGCGGTGTCACGGCCAATCAGGTGACGGTTGGCGCCTGCCTCGGCTCTGTGCTGGTGGGCTGGCTGGTTGCCGTGTTTGCCTACACCGCCTGGGTGTTCGCGCTCATTCCCCTGTGGATGCTGCTGCGCATGGCGTTCAATGCCATCGATGGCATGCTGGCGTGTGAGTTCGACCAGCAATCGCGGCTCGGCGCCTACCTCAACGAACTGACCGACGTCATCGCCGACGCGGCTCTGATCCTGCCCTTTGCCTTTATTGCCGGCGTCAGCCCCTGGCCGGTTGCCGGGGTCATCCTGCTGGCCATCCTCTGTGAATACACCGGCGTGCTGGGGCCGATGGTGGGCGCATCGAGGCGCTACGACGGCCCCATGGGCAAGAGTGACCGCGCCTTTTGCCTGGGCTTGCTGGGCGCTGCCGTGGCCATTGGCTGGGTCACTGCCTTGTGGATCGAGGTGGTGTTACTGGTGATGTGCGCATTGTTGCTCTACACCCTATTCAATCGTGTCCGTCAGGGCCTGGCCGAAGCGGCAGGCAACCAGTAA